The proteins below come from a single Alkalispirillum mobile genomic window:
- a CDS encoding DUF481 domain-containing protein, which produces MRHPRPSQKLAPVLLAALFVPWTAAQSLPGAPSPPDAQENDDWNHEGRISAGLSVTRGNTRTESGQLALDHRSRSPRNRVLASAEGNRARDDGELSVYNLRGSLRHDYFLTRRLYLNSSASLLRDEFRDIRLRRTVGFGPGVQLLDTERVQLSAETGLSYIHETRYVQDTQREPAWRWAMDYQQELESGVTLFHRQEGLVVLDEPKDWVWSSRTGLRFPVIGDLAGSIQYQYDYDNQPAEDRKAYDSALLLNVNWTW; this is translated from the coding sequence ATGCGGCACCCCAGACCCTCCCAGAAACTCGCCCCGGTACTCCTCGCCGCCCTGTTCGTGCCGTGGACGGCTGCCCAGTCACTGCCCGGCGCACCCAGCCCGCCCGATGCCCAGGAGAACGACGACTGGAACCATGAGGGGCGCATCTCGGCCGGGCTGAGCGTGACCCGGGGCAATACCCGCACCGAATCGGGCCAGTTGGCGCTGGATCACCGCAGCCGCTCGCCGCGCAACCGGGTGCTGGCCAGTGCCGAGGGTAACCGGGCCAGAGATGACGGGGAGTTGAGTGTCTACAACCTGCGCGGCTCCTTGCGCCATGACTACTTCCTGACCCGCCGCCTGTACTTGAACAGCAGCGCGAGTCTGCTGCGGGACGAGTTCCGGGATATCCGCCTGCGCCGCACCGTCGGCTTCGGCCCCGGCGTCCAGCTGCTGGACACCGAGCGGGTGCAGCTCTCCGCCGAAACCGGCCTGTCCTACATCCACGAGACGCGGTACGTGCAGGACACGCAGCGTGAGCCGGCCTGGCGCTGGGCCATGGACTACCAGCAGGAGTTGGAAAGCGGCGTCACGCTGTTCCACCGCCAGGAGGGCCTGGTGGTGCTGGATGAGCCCAAGGACTGGGTGTGGAGCAGCCGCACGGGGCTGCGCTTTCCGGTCATCGGCGACCTGGCCGGGAGCATCCAGTACCAGTACGACTACGACAACCAGCCCGCCGAGGACCGGAAAGCCTACGACAGCGCGCTGCTGCTGAACGTGAACTGGACCTGGTAG
- a CDS encoding virulence factor BrkB family protein, which produces MADPVRAIQQRCLAASERLQGIDWLRVSVDFLRYVAERFRRDACLQNAATLSYTTLLALVPLLTIGFSMFAAFPVFSGLTGQLQDLLFQNLVPASTEVVQQHLQSFVDRAAGLTVVGLIALVVSALLMMAAIDRAMNDIWRVQQRRRPLQGFMVYWTVLTLAPILMGASLGVSSYVVSMASFGDIDALSGVRGGLLAAMPFVAETLAFTFLYAAVPNHRVPVRHALLGGVLAAVLFEIAKGGFGWYVRNIPTYEAIYGALAALPIFLIWIYLSWIVVLVGAEFTQALGSYSLARHRAAGTGRDAFRLAVHVLGHLWNAQRDGRGLSTRALARLEPEAGEMGVLEVLRPLRRARAIQLNGDGDWILARDPSHYTLLDLYRSETFPLPSVAALRKDGDDWDQRLADTLEQADTGLAEGLAESLDDIFTTRPQIRSVVRQANSPSEEQ; this is translated from the coding sequence TTGGCAGACCCGGTCCGGGCAATTCAGCAACGCTGCCTGGCGGCCAGCGAACGCCTGCAGGGCATCGACTGGCTGCGCGTCAGCGTGGACTTCCTGCGCTACGTGGCAGAGCGTTTCCGGCGGGATGCCTGCCTGCAGAACGCTGCCACGCTCTCCTACACCACGCTGCTGGCGCTGGTGCCGCTGCTCACCATTGGCTTCTCCATGTTTGCCGCGTTTCCGGTGTTCTCCGGTCTGACCGGGCAGCTGCAGGATCTGCTTTTCCAGAACCTGGTGCCGGCCTCCACCGAAGTGGTGCAGCAGCACCTGCAGAGCTTCGTGGACCGGGCTGCCGGGCTTACCGTGGTTGGCCTGATCGCCTTGGTCGTTTCGGCGCTGCTGATGATGGCAGCCATCGACCGGGCCATGAATGATATCTGGCGGGTGCAGCAGCGGCGGCGGCCACTGCAGGGCTTCATGGTCTACTGGACGGTGCTGACCCTGGCGCCGATTCTCATGGGGGCCAGCCTCGGGGTCAGCTCCTACGTGGTATCCATGGCCAGTTTTGGTGATATCGATGCGCTCAGTGGTGTGCGCGGTGGCCTGCTTGCGGCCATGCCGTTCGTCGCCGAAACGCTGGCCTTTACCTTCCTTTACGCGGCGGTGCCAAACCACCGGGTACCCGTCCGCCACGCCCTGCTCGGCGGGGTGCTGGCGGCGGTGCTGTTCGAGATCGCCAAGGGCGGGTTCGGCTGGTACGTGCGTAACATTCCCACCTACGAGGCGATCTACGGGGCGCTGGCGGCGTTGCCGATCTTCCTCATCTGGATCTACCTCAGCTGGATCGTGGTGCTGGTCGGGGCGGAGTTTACCCAGGCACTGGGCAGCTATTCGCTGGCGCGGCATCGCGCGGCCGGCACCGGCCGGGATGCCTTCCGTCTGGCGGTGCACGTGCTCGGCCACCTCTGGAACGCGCAGCGTGATGGGCGCGGGCTGAGCACCCGCGCGCTGGCCCGCCTGGAGCCGGAGGCGGGCGAAATGGGGGTGCTGGAGGTGTTGCGCCCGCTACGCCGGGCCCGGGCCATTCAGCTCAACGGTGATGGCGACTGGATACTGGCCAGGGATCCCTCCCACTACACTCTGCTGGATCTCTACCGCAGCGAGACGTTCCCATTGCCCAGCGTCGCCGCTTTGCGCAAGGATGGAGACGATTGGGACCAGCGGCTGGCCGACACTCTGGAACAGGCCGACACCGGCCTGGCGGAGGGCCTGGCAGAGTCGCTGGATGACATATTCACCACACGGCCCCAGATCCGGTCGGTGGTCCGTCAGGCCAACAGCCCGAGTGAGGAGCAATGA
- the purN gene encoding phosphoribosylglycinamide formyltransferase, whose amino-acid sequence MSGGDGRQPLPVVVLISGSGSNLQTFIDGQASGELPIEIKAVISNKADAFGLERARKAGIPARVLSHRDFEDRAGYDRALAELIDGYAPGLLVLAGFMRILSDAFVAHYEGRLINIHPSLLPDFRGLHTHERALESGVQVHGCSVHFVIPELDAGPLIVQAEVPVQPEDTPETLAKRVQVQEHRIYPLAVRWLAEGRVCMRDGRTWMDGQPLEQTPRITAETRTETL is encoded by the coding sequence ATGAGCGGTGGCGATGGACGTCAGCCGCTGCCGGTCGTGGTACTGATCTCCGGGAGCGGCAGTAACCTGCAGACCTTTATCGACGGCCAGGCCAGCGGCGAGTTGCCCATTGAGATCAAGGCGGTGATCAGCAACAAGGCCGATGCCTTCGGCCTGGAGCGCGCCCGGAAGGCGGGCATCCCGGCACGGGTGCTGTCGCATCGCGATTTCGAGGACCGCGCCGGGTACGACCGCGCGCTGGCCGAGCTGATCGACGGCTATGCCCCCGGCCTGCTGGTGCTGGCCGGCTTCATGCGCATCCTCTCCGATGCCTTCGTGGCCCACTACGAGGGCCGGCTGATCAACATCCACCCCTCTCTCCTGCCCGACTTCCGCGGGCTGCATACCCATGAACGCGCGCTCGAATCAGGTGTCCAAGTTCACGGCTGCAGCGTGCACTTCGTGATCCCCGAACTGGATGCTGGACCGCTGATCGTGCAGGCGGAGGTGCCCGTCCAACCCGAGGATACCCCGGAGACCCTGGCCAAGCGGGTACAGGTGCAGGAGCACCGCATCTACCCGCTGGCGGTGCGCTGGCTGGCCGAGGGCCGCGTCTGCATGCGCGACGGCCGCACCTGGATGGACGGCCAGCCACTGGAGCAGACACCGCGGATCACCGCCGAGACCCGAACCGAAACCCTGTAG
- a CDS encoding c-type cytochrome — protein MPIIRSTAAGVTLAAALFLGPAQAGDPVAGQLKADTCMGCHGVVGQRNVYPSYHVPKLGGQHAEYLVDALMAFREGVRDHPTMNAQARSLSEEDIEDIAAYFAASEPSSRGR, from the coding sequence ATGCCCATCATCCGATCCACGGCTGCCGGGGTTACCCTGGCCGCCGCCTTGTTCTTGGGGCCGGCGCAGGCTGGTGACCCGGTGGCCGGCCAGCTTAAAGCCGATACCTGCATGGGCTGCCACGGCGTGGTCGGGCAACGCAACGTGTACCCCAGCTACCACGTCCCCAAGCTGGGGGGACAGCATGCCGAGTACCTGGTCGATGCCCTCATGGCGTTCCGTGAGGGCGTCCGCGATCACCCCACCATGAACGCCCAGGCGCGCAGCCTGAGTGAAGAGGATATCGAGGATATTGCGGCTTATTTCGCGGCCAGTGAGCCGTCTTCCAGGGGGCGTTGA
- a CDS encoding DUF2069 domain-containing protein: protein MLKSPRTLHRLAVVSYLSLLVLLLAWLIWLSPPPEALISVAVIALVGPLLLPLRGLLHARRYTMAWSTMLILVYFVHGAASAATPGINRWLGLAEVALVVVYFTTAILYIRATGSKAHGRRRRGEKQVAVPDSEKDSG from the coding sequence ATGCTGAAATCGCCGCGCACCCTGCACCGGCTCGCCGTTGTCAGCTACCTGAGCCTGCTGGTGCTGCTGCTGGCCTGGCTGATCTGGTTGTCGCCACCGCCGGAGGCCTTGATCTCCGTGGCGGTCATCGCGCTGGTCGGGCCCCTGTTGCTGCCGCTGCGGGGGCTACTCCATGCCCGGCGCTACACCATGGCCTGGAGCACCATGCTGATCCTGGTCTACTTCGTCCACGGGGCGGCCAGTGCCGCCACACCGGGGATCAATCGCTGGCTCGGACTGGCGGAGGTGGCGCTGGTGGTGGTCTATTTCACAACGGCCATCCTGTACATCCGAGCTACCGGCAGCAAGGCGCACGGCCGGCGCCGACGCGGGGAGAAACAGGTCGCCGTGCCGGACAGCGAGAAGGACAGCGGCTGA
- the purM gene encoding phosphoribosylformylglycinamidine cyclo-ligase yields the protein MGPDQEGLTYKAAGVDIDAGNELVDRIRDDVKRTMRPGVLGGLGGFGGLFEVPVDRYRRPVLVSGTDGVGTKLKLAIETGRHDGIGIDLVAMCANDVLVTGAEPLYFLDYYATGQLDVEVAAAVIRGIAEGCHQAGAALIGGETAEMPGMYAEGHYDLAGFCVGVVEKDEIIDGSRVAAGDALIALGASGPHSNGYSLIRKVLERAPDGAATEVDGQPVADLLMAPTRIYAKPVLDLVRNLPVHAMAHITGGGLPENLPRVLPEGLGAQLQPWDWPAVFRWLQQTGGVAEDEMLRTFNCGVGMVLVVPAAEADAAVQRLLQTGEQAWRIGEIVTADADAPRVRVAQA from the coding sequence GTGGGTCCGGATCAGGAAGGCCTCACCTATAAGGCTGCCGGCGTGGACATCGACGCCGGCAACGAACTGGTCGATCGCATCCGCGACGACGTCAAGCGTACCATGCGGCCCGGCGTGTTGGGCGGGCTGGGCGGCTTCGGCGGGCTGTTCGAGGTGCCGGTGGACCGCTACCGCCGCCCGGTGCTGGTCTCCGGCACCGACGGCGTGGGCACCAAGCTCAAGCTGGCCATCGAGACCGGCCGCCACGACGGCATCGGCATCGACCTGGTGGCCATGTGCGCCAACGACGTGCTGGTCACCGGGGCCGAGCCGCTCTACTTCCTCGACTACTACGCCACCGGGCAATTGGACGTGGAGGTGGCGGCCGCGGTCATCCGCGGCATCGCCGAGGGGTGCCACCAGGCCGGCGCGGCGCTGATCGGTGGCGAGACCGCCGAGATGCCCGGCATGTACGCCGAGGGGCACTACGACCTGGCCGGTTTCTGCGTGGGCGTGGTGGAGAAAGACGAGATCATCGACGGCAGCCGCGTGGCGGCCGGCGATGCGCTGATCGCCCTGGGCGCCTCCGGCCCCCACTCCAATGGCTACTCGCTGATCCGCAAGGTGCTCGAGCGCGCCCCCGACGGGGCCGCCACCGAGGTGGACGGCCAGCCGGTGGCCGATCTGCTGATGGCCCCCACGCGCATCTACGCCAAACCGGTACTGGACCTGGTGCGCAACCTACCGGTGCACGCCATGGCCCACATCACCGGGGGCGGCCTGCCCGAGAACCTGCCCCGCGTGCTGCCCGAGGGCCTGGGCGCGCAACTGCAGCCCTGGGACTGGCCGGCGGTATTCCGCTGGCTGCAACAGACCGGCGGGGTCGCCGAGGACGAGATGCTCCGTACCTTCAACTGCGGGGTGGGCATGGTGTTGGTGGTGCCGGCCGCGGAGGCGGATGCTGCCGTGCAACGCCTGCTGCAGACCGGGGAACAGGCCTGGCGCATCGGCGAGATCGTCACTGCGGACGCTGACGCGCCGCGGGTGCGGGTGGCACAGGCATGA
- a CDS encoding c-type cytochrome, with protein sequence MMKGFSVWVIMGMGFAMALPAAAIERGDPVRGEDLSAACIACHGEDGNSPDPQYPKIAGQHADYLARMLRRYRDTDIANPIMNGIAAELSDSEIRDLAAFYAEQEGPLHTPRRR encoded by the coding sequence ATGATGAAGGGTTTCAGTGTCTGGGTGATCATGGGCATGGGGTTCGCGATGGCGCTGCCGGCAGCGGCCATCGAGCGGGGTGACCCGGTGCGGGGCGAGGATTTGTCTGCGGCCTGCATTGCCTGCCACGGTGAGGATGGCAACAGCCCCGATCCGCAGTATCCCAAGATCGCGGGCCAGCATGCGGACTACCTCGCCCGGATGCTGCGGCGTTACCGGGATACAGACATCGCCAACCCGATCATGAACGGCATCGCGGCCGAGCTGAGTGATTCGGAAATCCGGGATCTGGCGGCATTTTACGCCGAGCAGGAGGGGCCTTTGCATACCCCGCGCCGGCGTTAG
- the hda gene encoding DnaA regulatory inactivator Hda — MVTDSENKPTPPAQQMALDIRWTDIASLDSFVVGANQQALDAVRRAAMGFGERLLFLYGNGPVGKSHLLQAACRDAGERGFKAAYLPLREFQGMPPASVLAGMESMELLALDDLQVLAGEPDWEENFFYLFNRTRASGGHMLLSADCRPADLSLILPDLASRLQWGLTLRLEPLDDEGKLQGLQARAAARGLELPEDTGRFLLSRFPRDLGGLFELLDRLDGASLAAQRRLTIPFVRQVLGAGEG; from the coding sequence ATGGTAACAGACTCCGAGAACAAGCCGACCCCGCCTGCGCAACAGATGGCGCTGGACATCCGCTGGACCGATATCGCCAGCCTGGACTCCTTCGTCGTCGGCGCCAATCAGCAGGCACTGGATGCCGTGAGGCGGGCCGCCATGGGCTTTGGCGAACGGTTGCTCTTCCTTTACGGCAATGGCCCCGTGGGCAAGAGCCACCTGTTGCAGGCGGCTTGCCGGGATGCCGGTGAGCGGGGGTTCAAGGCGGCCTACCTGCCGCTGCGCGAGTTCCAGGGAATGCCGCCGGCCTCGGTGCTGGCGGGCATGGAAAGCATGGAACTGCTGGCGCTGGATGACCTGCAGGTGCTCGCCGGTGAGCCGGACTGGGAGGAGAACTTCTTCTACCTGTTCAACCGCACCCGGGCCAGTGGCGGGCACATGCTGCTGAGCGCGGACTGCCGACCCGCCGACCTGTCGTTGATCCTGCCCGATCTCGCCTCCCGCCTGCAGTGGGGGCTCACCCTGCGCCTGGAGCCGCTGGACGACGAAGGCAAGCTGCAGGGCCTGCAGGCGCGTGCCGCCGCGCGTGGGCTGGAGTTGCCGGAGGACACGGGCCGGTTTCTGCTCTCCCGCTTTCCGCGGGACCTGGGCGGGCTCTTCGAACTGCTGGACCGGCTGGACGGTGCCTCGCTGGCCGCGCAGCGCCGGCTGACCATCCCCTTTGTGCGCCAGGTGCTGGGCGCCGGCGAGGGGTAA
- a CDS encoding GlcG/HbpS family heme-binding protein, producing MPADVYRLKVSLPLEQARKIIAGALAKGRDLGLQPLTVVALDAGGHLVAAEREDGSGNVRFEVARGKAGAALGIGISSGTVGARNQGRDAFLAAVATASGGQAVPVPGGVLVLDDQDQIIGAVGVSGDASPEDEKAAVAGIEAAGLKAGIDPAA from the coding sequence ATGCCTGCAGATGTATATCGCTTGAAAGTCAGCCTGCCCCTGGAGCAGGCCCGCAAGATCATTGCCGGTGCCCTGGCGAAGGGCCGGGACCTGGGGCTGCAACCGCTGACGGTGGTGGCGCTGGATGCCGGCGGCCATCTGGTCGCGGCGGAGCGTGAGGATGGCTCCGGCAACGTGCGTTTTGAAGTGGCCCGCGGCAAGGCCGGGGCGGCGCTCGGTATCGGGATCAGCAGCGGCACCGTTGGTGCTCGCAACCAGGGGCGTGATGCCTTCCTGGCCGCCGTGGCCACGGCCTCGGGTGGCCAGGCCGTGCCGGTGCCCGGTGGTGTGCTGGTGCTTGACGATCAGGACCAGATCATCGGTGCGGTGGGTGTCAGCGGTGATGCCTCTCCGGAGGACGAGAAGGCGGCCGTGGCCGGCATCGAAGCGGCTGGCCTGAAGGCGGGGATCGACCCGGCGGCCTGA
- a CDS encoding PP2C family protein-serine/threonine phosphatase: protein MQAGGFTEPGPGRSHNEDHFGYDLPAGVAVLADGASNRPHGEVAAGLAVDTILAITRNHHGADHTWLESGGEPRKLAQLANQALLAHTERNRRHRGMGSTLALLTVAPASVSLALVGDSPVYRLRDGELLCLGSGRGAYEALGERPRVRPELHDLDRASGDLFLLCSDGVSSAVDSATLKTLLQGAADDLTDTARHIVMQAREAGGEGDASALLVRLR, encoded by the coding sequence ATGCAAGCAGGTGGTTTCACCGAACCGGGCCCCGGCCGTTCCCACAATGAAGACCATTTCGGCTACGACCTGCCCGCCGGGGTGGCCGTACTGGCCGACGGCGCCAGTAACCGCCCCCATGGCGAGGTGGCTGCAGGGCTCGCGGTGGACACCATCCTGGCCATCACCCGCAATCACCATGGCGCCGATCACACGTGGCTGGAGTCCGGCGGTGAGCCCCGCAAGCTTGCTCAGCTGGCCAACCAGGCGCTCCTGGCGCACACGGAGCGCAATCGGCGCCATCGGGGCATGGGCAGCACCCTGGCCTTGCTCACCGTCGCACCGGCGTCGGTCAGTCTGGCCCTGGTGGGGGACTCGCCGGTCTACCGGTTGCGGGACGGCGAATTGCTCTGCCTGGGCTCGGGGCGAGGGGCTTACGAAGCGCTGGGGGAGCGCCCCCGCGTGCGCCCGGAGTTGCACGACCTGGACCGGGCAAGCGGGGATCTGTTCCTGCTGTGCTCCGATGGGGTCTCCTCTGCGGTGGATAGCGCCACGCTGAAGACCTTGCTGCAGGGCGCTGCGGACGACCTGACCGACACCGCCCGGCATATCGTCATGCAGGCACGCGAGGCGGGTGGCGAGGGGGATGCCTCGGCCCTGCTGGTCCGGCTGCGCTGA
- a CDS encoding DUF2066 domain-containing protein, translating to MRLVYLTPLLLIALMALPAGAAPFYTVEVSAETRSDEDRGLALKAALARQLQRMTGTADPAEAEALADLMLAPEQLLAGYAWRGEAGEDLRLQARFDPEALQAALADYTGEVWLGEGARVIVWAGEEVDGSRNLMAEGSGDTLAERVRAEAAAVGLTPLLPLLDLEDRRNLEYSHIWAGFTDRIAEASQRYGAQPVVTLALRERSGGDWEGRWLLLDGRSTGQDRGQADSREELVQQAMQWAVTTLAQARGVVLAGEAQASLDIRVAIDSLSAYAAVLEYLQGLPEVREARLAGTRGDALALELDLAVSPERALSALEGSRSLEPQAEGETGEEAPPRFRWRR from the coding sequence ATGCGACTGGTGTACCTGACCCCGCTGTTGCTGATTGCGCTGATGGCGTTGCCCGCCGGCGCCGCGCCCTTCTACACCGTGGAGGTCTCCGCCGAGACCCGCAGTGACGAGGACCGCGGGCTGGCGCTGAAGGCGGCACTCGCCCGCCAGCTGCAGCGCATGACCGGTACCGCCGACCCCGCGGAGGCGGAGGCGCTGGCCGACCTGATGCTGGCCCCGGAGCAGTTGTTGGCCGGGTATGCCTGGCGTGGCGAGGCGGGCGAGGACCTGCGGTTGCAGGCGCGCTTTGACCCGGAGGCCCTCCAGGCGGCCCTGGCCGATTACACCGGCGAGGTGTGGCTGGGTGAGGGGGCCCGGGTGATCGTCTGGGCCGGTGAGGAGGTGGACGGCAGCCGCAACCTGATGGCCGAGGGCAGCGGGGACACGCTGGCCGAGCGGGTCCGTGCCGAGGCGGCCGCGGTGGGGCTGACGCCCCTGCTGCCCCTGTTGGACCTGGAGGACCGGCGCAACCTGGAGTACAGCCACATCTGGGCCGGCTTCACCGACCGCATCGCCGAGGCCAGCCAGCGCTACGGCGCTCAGCCGGTCGTCACCCTGGCCCTGCGGGAGCGCAGCGGCGGGGACTGGGAAGGGCGGTGGCTGCTGCTGGACGGCCGGTCCACGGGCCAGGATCGCGGCCAGGCCGATAGCCGTGAGGAACTGGTGCAGCAGGCCATGCAGTGGGCGGTGACCACCCTGGCCCAGGCGCGCGGCGTCGTGCTGGCGGGCGAGGCGCAGGCCAGTCTCGATATCCGCGTGGCCATCGACAGCCTCTCGGCCTATGCCGCCGTGCTGGAGTACCTGCAGGGGCTGCCCGAAGTGCGCGAGGCGCGGCTGGCGGGCACCCGCGGCGATGCGTTGGCCCTGGAGCTTGACCTGGCCGTGTCGCCCGAGCGTGCGCTCTCGGCCCTGGAAGGGTCCCGCAGCCTGGAGCCGCAGGCCGAGGGCGAGACGGGAGAGGAGGCGCCGCCGCGCTTCCGCTGGCGGCGTTAG
- a CDS encoding DUF3108 domain-containing protein, whose protein sequence is MPVRRILLTITLAALFAPWHTALPGEQDAAATDLPPFAAQYRVHMGAFTIGEGWFRFERPEADRYRYEVTTTPRGIVRMAYRDETREVSEGWVGENGFRPERYEYERTGRRDEQETLLFDWDAGIARDADSDWEIDLSDGIKDRVVTTLALMQDLARGRSGDLSYRVADDGDIDEYTFRLTGEETVETPVGTYEAIKYVRLREGSSRETRVWSAPELHYLPVRVEHVESDGTTFRMTLDHFEGF, encoded by the coding sequence ATGCCCGTGCGCCGAATCCTGTTGACCATCACCCTGGCGGCACTCTTCGCCCCGTGGCACACCGCGCTTCCCGGTGAACAGGACGCGGCGGCCACCGACCTCCCTCCCTTTGCCGCGCAGTACCGGGTGCACATGGGCGCCTTCACCATCGGCGAGGGCTGGTTCCGCTTCGAACGCCCGGAGGCGGACCGTTACCGCTACGAGGTCACCACAACGCCGCGGGGGATCGTCCGCATGGCCTACCGGGACGAGACCCGGGAAGTCAGTGAAGGCTGGGTGGGGGAAAACGGCTTCCGGCCGGAGCGCTACGAGTACGAGCGCACGGGCCGTCGGGACGAACAGGAGACCCTGCTCTTCGACTGGGATGCGGGTATCGCCCGGGATGCGGACAGTGACTGGGAAATAGACCTGTCCGACGGCATCAAGGACCGCGTGGTCACCACGCTGGCGCTAATGCAGGACCTGGCGCGGGGCCGCTCCGGCGACCTGAGCTACCGCGTGGCCGATGACGGCGATATCGACGAGTACACTTTCCGCCTGACCGGGGAGGAGACCGTGGAAACCCCGGTGGGCACCTACGAAGCCATCAAGTACGTGCGGTTGCGCGAAGGCAGCAGCCGGGAAACCCGGGTCTGGTCAGCGCCGGAGCTGCACTACCTGCCGGTGCGGGTGGAGCACGTGGAGTCCGATGGCACCACCTTCCGCATGACCCTGGACCACTTCGAGGGGTTCTAG
- the wrbA gene encoding NAD(P)H:quinone oxidoreductase — protein MPDILILYYSRHGATADMAEQIALGVEESGPDSRARVRTVPPVSTVCEATADEVPDSGPPYATLDDLSECAGLILGSPTRFGNMAAPLKYFLDGTSSLWLNGALSDKPAAVFTATSSLHGGQESTLLSMMLPLLHHGMYLVGLPYSEPALARTRTGGTPYGASHHAGGEGRQPLSEDEQELCRALGRRVARAAARLEGN, from the coding sequence ATGCCTGATATCCTGATCCTCTACTATAGCCGACATGGTGCAACGGCCGACATGGCCGAGCAGATCGCACTGGGTGTCGAGGAGAGCGGGCCGGATTCCCGCGCCCGGGTGCGCACGGTACCCCCGGTATCGACGGTCTGCGAAGCCACCGCCGACGAGGTGCCGGACAGCGGCCCACCCTACGCCACCCTGGATGACCTCAGCGAGTGCGCCGGGCTGATCCTGGGCAGCCCCACCCGCTTCGGGAACATGGCAGCCCCCCTGAAGTACTTCCTGGACGGCACCAGCAGCCTGTGGCTGAACGGCGCGTTGAGTGACAAACCGGCCGCCGTGTTTACCGCCACCTCGAGCCTGCACGGCGGCCAGGAGAGCACCCTGCTGAGCATGATGCTCCCGCTGCTGCACCACGGGATGTACCTGGTGGGCCTGCCCTACTCGGAGCCGGCCCTGGCCCGGACCCGCACCGGCGGCACGCCTTACGGGGCCAGCCACCACGCCGGCGGCGAGGGGCGGCAGCCCCTGAGCGAGGACGAGCAGGAACTTTGCCGGGCGCTGGGTCGCCGGGTGGCCCGGGCAGCGGCCCGGCTGGAGGGTAACTGA
- the amrB gene encoding AmmeMemoRadiSam system protein B, which translates to MSHVRRPVVAGLFYPGHPEVLRRSLDALLQARPLLGSPPRAMVLPPRSQARAGEAIASACTLLQGCASQLRRVYLVAESPYTGHDDAPHFDGHGHFQTPLGRLAVDQQRVAELVDELGGFTDDKAHDLEHRLEAPLPYLQRTLHRFRLVPALLPVGAARAATRLLQGALNDDEGLLIVVDQPESTLARRLEAEAATRRLTCQPVTEAEHGRPLALSFYP; encoded by the coding sequence ATGAGCCATGTCCGCCGTCCTGTCGTCGCAGGCCTGTTCTACCCGGGGCATCCGGAGGTTCTGCGTCGCTCACTCGATGCCTTGCTGCAGGCCCGACCACTGCTGGGCAGCCCGCCACGGGCCATGGTGCTGCCACCGCGCAGCCAGGCCCGGGCGGGCGAGGCCATTGCAAGCGCGTGCACCCTGTTGCAGGGCTGTGCGTCGCAACTGCGGCGGGTCTACCTGGTGGCCGAGAGCCCCTACACCGGCCATGACGACGCACCTCATTTCGATGGTCACGGCCACTTTCAAACCCCGCTGGGCCGCCTGGCGGTTGATCAGCAGCGGGTTGCAGAGCTGGTGGACGAGTTGGGCGGCTTCACGGACGACAAAGCCCATGACCTGGAACACCGTCTGGAGGCCCCGCTGCCCTACTTGCAGCGCACCCTGCACCGGTTCCGCCTAGTGCCAGCGCTGCTGCCCGTGGGCGCAGCCCGCGCCGCCACCCGCCTGCTGCAGGGCGCGCTGAACGATGACGAGGGCCTGCTGATCGTGGTGGATCAACCGGAAAGCACATTGGCCCGGCGTTTGGAGGCCGAGGCAGCGACGCGCCGGTTGACCTGCCAACCCGTGACCGAGGCGGAGCACGGTCGCCCTCTGGCGCTGAGCTTCTATCCCTGA
- a CDS encoding acylphosphatase — MNESRRFFVSGTVQGVFFRSSTKRHAEQLGLSGYARNLVDGRVEVLAHGPTDALDELAAWLEEGPPNAQVTGVEAAPDTEQPTEGFRTL; from the coding sequence ATGAACGAGAGCAGACGTTTCTTTGTGTCCGGTACTGTGCAGGGAGTCTTCTTCCGCTCCAGCACCAAGCGCCATGCCGAGCAGTTGGGGCTTAGCGGCTACGCTCGCAACCTGGTGGACGGGCGGGTGGAGGTGCTCGCCCATGGGCCAACGGATGCCCTGGATGAACTCGCCGCCTGGCTGGAAGAGGGCCCGCCCAACGCCCAGGTCACCGGGGTGGAGGCCGCGCCCGACACGGAGCAGCCGACGGAAGGGTTTCGCACCCTCTGA